The [Clostridium] celerecrescens 18A genomic sequence AAGTATCCAGCCATACGGGTTCCCCGCTGCTGCTGGTTTCAAAATAAATATTCTGTAAAAGATGTCCCTCACGTCTCATATGTAGGCGTTCAAGCAGCTTCCAGGAATGGTCATTCTTTGGGTTACACATGGCGATAATACGCCTTGCCCCTAACTGTGTAAAGGCATGGTCAAGGAGAGCCTTAGCGCTCTCTGTGGCATAGCCCTGGCCCTGGTACTTTCTGTTAAACACATATCCTAATTCCCATGTATTAAAGTCCTCTTTGCCCAGATACAGGTTCCCTATTAGATTTCCGGTCCCTTTCAGGCAGACCGCATAGAAAGATTCATCATTTGATCTTCTGATTGCTTCTTTTTCGGCCTGGGCTTCTGAATAGATATCATATGGTTCGAAGGCTACGGTTTCCTTGTCAGACAAGTACTCGTGCATATCCTGCCAATCGTTTGGCTGAAACCTTCTGATAATCAGTCTGTCTGTAACGATATTTTCCACTTTGACCCCTTTTTCTTTCTTTAAAACCAGTTATCATATACATTAAATAATTATAGCATAACCTCAAATATATATGAAGATTTCCAACATAAAATTAAGGAATAGACTTAATGAAATAAGAATAAAAATTTTGCTCTCTTTTCAGACATTAGACTAAGTCCGTGGCTTACGCCAGAGAGAGTTGTCCGTACCTTTCCCGCTGTACGGGTAGCCGGGCATCACATTTATTAGGAGATATATACCGGAAATAACAACGGGAAAACTGTTGTCCAATTATACTTAACATCATGCTTGTTCTGTGGTATTCTTGATGTATGAGGTTTATAAAATATAATATATGGAGGCGTTTTATGAAAAGGAGAAGATGTATTTCGATTGGCTTATTTATTGCTGTATTCTTAAGTGGTGCTAAGCCTGTTTACACCATGGCTTATGAAAATACAGGTGTAATACAAGAGTCCCAGAACCAGTTATCCGTTAAGGTTTCAAAAGTCCATGAAAAGTATGGCAATGTATATATCGGCATTAAAAACCCGGATTTTCTAAAATTATTCCAATACGGAGACATCGTTGATGTAACAATTGGAGGTCAGCTATTAGAGGTTCCTGTATGTTCCTCCTATAGTGATGTGGACAGTAAGAAGGTAGTAATCGTTGCATCGTCAGCTGAGGATAAAGCGAATGAGGACATCATATTGGCAATAAATCTCGGCAGCTTTGCAGATACATACGGGACGGCTGTTAATGATAATGTAACGATCAACCTTTCAAAAAAGGGAGGTTACCTGGATGAATACGAAATACGACAACTGAAACGTACGAATAACAGAGATGACTATAGCAGTGATGAGGTGTTTGCCAATTTCCGTGAAATAACTTATGGCAGTATAGCTCCTGGCAGGCTATACAGGTCATCCAACCCGATAAATCCGGAAATTGGAAGAAATCAATACGCTATGCGGCTTACGGAGGCTGCGGGAGTCAAGGTTATATTTAATCTCTCAGAAACTGCCGATGAGGTGTCGGCTCATTTAGGAACCGATACCAACGGCAATCTTGCATATTACAAGGGACTGAATGATACCGGTAATGTGTACGCAATGGGTATGGGACTTGATTCACAATCGGAAGATTTCAAACAGAAACTTGCAGTTATTCTTCGGGAAATGAGCGAAAAGAAAGGTCCTTACCTTATCCATTGTGTAGAGGGAAAAGACAGGACCGGATTCGTTGCCGCATTGCTTGAATCCCTGATGGGTGCGAAATATTGGGAGATTAAAGATGACTATATGGACAGTTTCGTTAATTTCTTTCATGTACCTGTCGCACCCGGTCAATATGACCGGATTGGGAACAATAATATCTTGGAGAGTATGAGACAGATGGCTGGTATTCCCAAGGGAGGCAGCCTTAAAGGGGTAGATTTGTCCAAAGCAGCAGAGACTTATATCAAGTCAATAGGTTTAACAGACGATGAAATAGAAAAAATTAAAGTCAATCTTTCTAACTGAGTCATACGAACAGACAGGCTTAATTGAGAGTATAAAAGGCAGGTGAATAAAGGATCGTTCATGTCTCTGTGAGACATCCTTTAAGCATCTGCCTTTTTTGTAAATTTAAAATCAAGCGGTAATATGATGTCTCGTGCCTTTTAATGCTTGAGACCATTTAATTGGATTTTACTTCTTTCCAGGCTTCATTGTAAAGGGAATCCACCTCATCCCCAAGATATTTATACACTTCGCTGTTCTTTAAAGAGTCCACGTCCGGGAAAACGGCTTTGTTGTTCTGCAATTCCGGATCAAGTAAATCAAAGGCACCTTTATTTGGAGTGGGATAGGTGATGTATTCAAAATTCTTTTTGGCAATTTCAGGACGGCAGAGGAAGTCGATCCATTTCTCTGCGTTTTCCTTGTTAGGCGCATTGGCAGGAATGACCCAGGAATCCAGCCAAAGGTTGGTTCCTTCCTCAGGGATCACGTATTCTAAGGAGTAGTCAAGGCCAAGGTCCTTCACTTCATTCTGGATGTAAAGCATTTCTCCGGAATAGATGACGCCTACTGCAGCCTCACCGCCGATCATCTTATCCCTGACCTGGTCGATGACATAAGCCTGAACCAGAGGCTTTTGCTTGATCAGCAGTTCCTTTGCTTCCTTGATTTCTTCTTCATTGGTGGTGTTAGAAGAGTAGCCCAGGGATTTTAATGCCACCATAAAGGCATCCCGGACGCTGTCCTGCATGAGGATGTTGTCTTTAAACTTTACATCCCAAAGGTCAGACCATTTAGTTGGAACGTCTTTTGGGTCTACCATGCTGGTGTTATAAAGAATTCCTACGGTTCCCCAGCAGTACGGAACGGAGTACTTATTTTCAGGGTCAAAGCTCTTTGACATTTCCTGGTATCTGGGGTCAATCTCCTTTACATTTGGAACATTATCAAAGTTGATCTCAGCCAGAAGATTGTTTTCGATCATTTTCTGGATCATATAATCGGAAGGGCACACCGCGTCGTATTTTACGCCTCCTGCCTCGATGACTGGATACATCTCTTCATTGGTTTCAAACATGTCATAAACGACTTTAATACC encodes the following:
- a CDS encoding GNAT family N-acetyltransferase, which gives rise to MENIVTDRLIIRRFQPNDWQDMHEYLSDKETVAFEPYDIYSEAQAEKEAIRRSNDESFYAVCLKGTGNLIGNLYLGKEDFNTWELGYVFNRKYQGQGYATESAKALLDHAFTQLGARRIIAMCNPKNDHSWKLLERLHMRREGHLLQNIYFETSSSGEPVWLDTFEYAVLRSEWRQ
- a CDS encoding tyrosine-protein phosphatase, which gives rise to MKRRRCISIGLFIAVFLSGAKPVYTMAYENTGVIQESQNQLSVKVSKVHEKYGNVYIGIKNPDFLKLFQYGDIVDVTIGGQLLEVPVCSSYSDVDSKKVVIVASSAEDKANEDIILAINLGSFADTYGTAVNDNVTINLSKKGGYLDEYEIRQLKRTNNRDDYSSDEVFANFREITYGSIAPGRLYRSSNPINPEIGRNQYAMRLTEAAGVKVIFNLSETADEVSAHLGTDTNGNLAYYKGLNDTGNVYAMGMGLDSQSEDFKQKLAVILREMSEKKGPYLIHCVEGKDRTGFVAALLESLMGAKYWEIKDDYMDSFVNFFHVPVAPGQYDRIGNNNILESMRQMAGIPKGGSLKGVDLSKAAETYIKSIGLTDDEIEKIKVNLSN
- a CDS encoding ABC transporter substrate-binding protein, which produces MKKTLSKIMAVGSLCALSLSVLSGCGKSAPKSGGAGEVYVYNWGEYIDESVIQEFEKETGIKVVYDMFETNEEMYPVIEAGGVKYDAVCPSDYMIQKMIENNLLAEINFDNVPNVKEIDPRYQEMSKSFDPENKYSVPYCWGTVGILYNTSMVDPKDVPTKWSDLWDVKFKDNILMQDSVRDAFMVALKSLGYSSNTTNEEEIKEAKELLIKQKPLVQAYVIDQVRDKMIGGEAAVGVIYSGEMLYIQNEVKDLGLDYSLEYVIPEEGTNLWLDSWVIPANAPNKENAEKWIDFLCRPEIAKKNFEYITYPTPNKGAFDLLDPELQNNKAVFPDVDSLKNSEVYKYLGDEVDSLYNEAWKEVKSN